A single Lolium perenne isolate Kyuss_39 chromosome 6, Kyuss_2.0, whole genome shotgun sequence DNA region contains:
- the LOC127308628 gene encoding scopoletin glucosyltransferase: MANTRDEPQQQPLHMLFLPYFAPGHLIPVTDMAGLFAARGARCTILTTPVNADIIRPAVDRANDANLHSVGSGTIVISVLPFPDVGLPPGMENLRSVTPSHGAEYHVKFVQATQLLREPFDRFLATTRPRVDAVVSDSFFPWSTDSAAAHGVPRLVFLGSSVFARSCSESMLRNNPLETANCPGDPDALVLLPGLPRRVELRRSQLLDPGTRPLEWAFYQSSNAADQRCFGEVFNSFHELEPDYVEHFCKTLGRRAWLVGPVALATEDMTPTNAYSPDVAAGCLRWLNTKPAGSVVYVSFGTLTSFSFAEHREIARGLDLSGKNFVWVLSGSDDDRSEWMPEGFAELTGNNDRRGFLVRGWAPQTLILSQPALGGFITHCGWNSVLEAVSAGVPMVTWPRYADQFYNEKLVVEVLKVGVSVGAKDYASCMETHEVISGEVIAGSITRLMGGSLESENIRKKAEELRVKARTAVEKGGGSYNDVGRLMDELMAGRRRSAVKVGEEIQAVNGF, translated from the coding sequence ATGGCTAATACCAGAGATGAGCCGCAGCAGCAACCCCTACACATGCTCTTCCTCCCGTACTTCGCTCCGGGACACCTCATTCCGGTCACCGACATGGCCGGCCTATTCGCTGCCCGCGGCGCCAGGTGCACCATCCTCACCACGCCTGTCAACGCCGACATCATCCGTCCGGCCGTCGACCGCGCCAACGACGCCAATCTCCACAGCGTCGGCTCCGGAACAATCGTCATCTCGGTCCTGCCTTTCCCCGACGTCGGGCTCCCGCCGGGCATGGAGAACCTGAGGTCCGTCACCCCGTCCCACGGAGCAGAGTACCATGTCAAGTTCGTCCAGGCCACCCAGCTTCTCCGCGAGCCCTTCGACCGGTTCCTGGCCACCACCCGCCCCCGTGTGGACGCCGTCGTGTCCGACAGCTTCTTTCCCTGGTCCACGGACTCCGCCGCGGCGCACGGCGTCCCGCGGCTCGTGTTCCTCGGCAGCAGCGTGTTCGCCCGGTCCTGCAGCGAGAGCATGCTGCGCAACAACCCGCTAGAGACGGCGAATTGCCCCGGCGACCCTGACGCCCTTGTTTTGCTGCCGGGGCTGCCGCGCCGTGTGGAGCTCAGGCGGAGCCAGCTGCTGGACCCCGGGACGCGGCCGCTAGAGTGGGCGTTCTACCAGAGCAGCAACGCCGCCGACCAGAGGTGCTTTGGCGAAGTGTTTAACAGCTTCCATGAGCTGGAACCGGATTATGTGGAGCACTTCTGCAAGACGCTCGGCCGCCGCGCGTGGCTCGTCGGGCCGGTCGCGCTAGCCACCGAGGACATGACTCCTACCAACGCGTACTCGCCCGACGTGGCGGCCGGATGCTTGCGGTGGCTAAACACGAAGCCGGCCGGCTCTGTGGTGTACGTCTCCTTCGGCACGCTCACCAGTTTCTCCTTTGCTGAGCATCGCGAGATCGCCCGTGGCCTCGACCTCTCCGGCAAGAACTTCGTGTGGGTGCTCAGTGGCAGCGACGACGACCGGTCGGAGTGGATGCCTGAAGGCTTCGCCGAGCTGACCGGCAACAACGACCGCCGGGGCTTCCTTGTACGAGGGTGGGCGCCGCAGACGCTCATCCTAAGCCAGCCGGCGCTGGGTGGGTTCATCACGCACTGCGGCTGGAACTCGGTGCTGGAGGCGGTGAGCGCCGGCGTGCCGATGGTGACATGGCCGCGGTACGCCGACCAGTTCTACAACGAGAAGCTCGTCGTGGAAGTGCTCAAAGTGGGCGTCAGCGTCGGCGCCAAGGACTATGCGTCGTGTATGGAGACCCATGAAGTGATCTCTGGCGAGGTGATCGCTGGATCCATCACCAGATTGATGGGAGGTAGTTTGGAGAGCGAGAACATACGGAAGAAGGCTGAGGAGCTCCGTGTGAAGGCGAGGACCGCGGTGGAGAAAGGTGGAGGTTCCTACAATGATGTTGGGCGGCTGATGGACGAGTTGATGGCTGGTCGGAGACGGAGTGCTGTCAAAGTGGGAGAAGAGATTCAGGCAGTCAATGGATTTTGA